A window of the Pseudoalteromonas sp. A25 genome harbors these coding sequences:
- the accD gene encoding acetyl-CoA carboxylase, carboxyltransferase subunit beta — MSWLEKILPKTTKSSGKKEIPEGVWAKCTDCDSILYKAELEKSLNVCPKCDHHMRLSARKRLELFLDDADRQELGAHHEPKDILKFKDSKKYSDRISAAQKVSGEKDALVAMKGRLKGMPVAAVAFEFAFMGGSMASVVGARFVDAVDECLKHDMPLVCFSSSGGARMQEALMSLMQMAKTSAALAKMSERGLPFISVLTDPTMGGVSASLAMLGDINVAEPKALIGFAGPRVIEQTVRETLPEGFQRSEFLLEHGAIDMIVDRREMRDTLARILAKFMDLPSTEQEHRVA, encoded by the coding sequence ATGAGTTGGTTAGAAAAAATATTACCAAAGACTACGAAGTCGTCTGGTAAAAAAGAAATTCCAGAAGGCGTTTGGGCTAAATGCACAGATTGTGACTCTATTTTATACAAAGCAGAGTTAGAAAAGTCTTTAAATGTATGTCCAAAGTGTGATCACCATATGCGTCTTAGCGCCAGAAAACGCTTAGAGCTATTTTTGGACGATGCGGATCGTCAAGAATTAGGCGCACATCACGAACCTAAAGATATTTTAAAGTTTAAAGACTCGAAAAAATACTCAGACCGTATCAGTGCAGCGCAAAAAGTTAGCGGTGAAAAAGATGCACTAGTAGCAATGAAAGGCCGCCTAAAAGGTATGCCAGTTGCGGCAGTGGCGTTTGAATTTGCATTTATGGGCGGTTCAATGGCGTCTGTTGTGGGTGCTCGATTTGTAGATGCTGTTGATGAGTGTTTGAAGCATGATATGCCATTGGTATGTTTTTCTTCATCAGGTGGCGCCCGCATGCAAGAGGCGTTGATGTCTTTGATGCAGATGGCAAAAACCAGTGCAGCGCTTGCAAAAATGTCTGAGCGTGGCTTACCGTTTATTTCGGTATTGACGGATCCAACTATGGGTGGTGTATCAGCATCGCTGGCAATGTTAGGTGATATTAATGTCGCTGAGCCAAAAGCACTCATTGGTTTTGCGGGCCCCCGTGTTATTGAGCAAACTGTGCGTGAAACGCTTCCTGAAGGCTTCCAGCGAAGCGAGTTCTTATTAGAGCACGGTGCAATTGACATGATTGTAGACCGTCGTGAAATGCGTGATACATTAGCGCGTATTCTAGCGAAGTTTATGGACTTGCCTTCTACTGAACAAGAGCATAGAGTAGCGTAA
- the truA gene encoding tRNA pseudouridine(38-40) synthase TruA: MRVALGIEYNGANYSGWQRQSHVNSIQQELETALSRICNHPVDIVCAGRTDAGVHATGQVVHFDTDAQRDMSAFTLGLNSQLPDDIAIRYAQQVDEEFHARFSATARRYRYVIYNHPYRPGILRSGVTHYHHQLDEKLMQAACPAMIGEQDFTSFRAVHCQSNTPFRNIHHLEVQRVGHYVVIDIKANAFLHHMVRNITGCLIDIGIGKESPEWMQHLLNIKDRTQASATAKPNGLYLVDVDYPEKWQIPSTPLGPLFLPE, translated from the coding sequence ATGCGTGTAGCATTAGGTATTGAGTATAACGGTGCAAATTATAGTGGCTGGCAAAGACAGTCTCATGTAAACAGTATTCAGCAAGAGTTAGAAACGGCACTTTCTAGGATCTGTAATCACCCTGTAGATATTGTATGTGCTGGGCGCACTGATGCAGGAGTACATGCAACAGGGCAAGTGGTGCACTTTGATACTGACGCGCAACGAGATATGAGTGCCTTTACACTTGGCCTTAACTCCCAACTACCTGACGATATTGCAATTCGTTACGCGCAGCAAGTTGATGAAGAGTTTCATGCACGTTTTAGTGCCACAGCAAGACGCTATCGGTATGTGATTTATAATCACCCTTATCGGCCAGGTATTTTACGCAGTGGCGTTACGCATTATCATCATCAGTTAGATGAAAAACTCATGCAAGCAGCTTGTCCTGCTATGATTGGTGAGCAGGATTTTACGTCTTTTAGAGCGGTACACTGTCAATCAAATACGCCTTTTCGCAATATTCATCATTTAGAAGTACAAAGAGTTGGCCACTATGTTGTTATAGACATTAAAGCCAATGCATTTTTGCACCACATGGTAAGAAATATTACAGGGTGTTTGATAGACATTGGTATTGGCAAAGAGTCGCCAGAGTGGATGCAGCACTTGTTAAATATTAAAGATCGCACTCAGGCGAGCGCTACAGCAAAACCAAATGGCTTGTATTTAGTGGATGTTGACTACCCTGAAAAATGGCAAATTCCATCGACCCCACTTGGACCATTGTTTTTACCCGAATAA